One window of the Populus trichocarpa isolate Nisqually-1 chromosome 9, P.trichocarpa_v4.1, whole genome shotgun sequence genome contains the following:
- the LOC7474899 gene encoding uncharacterized protein LOC7474899 isoform X1, whose amino-acid sequence MVQQTIDSKFSEYGLSNTDTNLSTHDKQFPLVLKKTALRDVQNENRIPKSVGNSPLSKDRGQTMNSFKVSGAKRPSSEGLMNPPVLRYESSSSGAPNSHLVYVRRKSEAETGKLGHHEETVQPKPSQIKEPTVSSLQALAPMPVASPISSSGKPSVPLPLGQSSIRFAPAESSCHPVGSTAPSSNPMAEKNMHWEERYCQLQILLKKLDESDQEEYAQKLRSVSSIELSRHAIELEKRSIQLSLEEAKELQRVTILNVLGKSLKNFKAPSTHQSQSEK is encoded by the exons aTGGTTCAACAAACGATAGATTCAAAATTTAGTGAGTATGGGCTCAGCAATACTGATACTAACTTGTCCACACACGATAAGCAATTCCCACTTGTTTTAAAGAAGACAGCATTAAGAGATGTGCAGAATGAAAATAGAATTCCCAAATCTGTTGGAAATTCTCCATTATCAAAAGACAGAGGACAGACCATGAACAGCTTTAAGGTTTCTGGAGCCAAGAGACCATCGTCTGAGGGCCTGATGAACCCTCCGGTTCTCCGATATGAATCTTCATCTAGTGGTGCTCCAAATTCTCATCTTGTTTATGTCCGCAGGAAATCTGAAGCAGAAACAGGCAAGCTTGGTCATCATGAGGAGACTGTTCAACCAAAACCCTCCCAGATAAAGGAGCCAACAGTCTCTTCCTTACAAGCATTGGCACCTATGCCTGTGGCTTCCCCAATAAGTTCATCTGGAAAACCTTCAGTTCCTCTTCCTCTTGGACAGTCTAGCATAAGGTTTGCACCAGCAGAATCTAGTTGTCATCCTGTTGGTTCCACTGCCCCTTCATCTAATCCAATGGCAGAGAAAAATATGCATTGGGAAGAGCGGTATTGTCAATTGCAGAtattattgaagaaattggatgAATCTGATCAAGAGGAATATGCCCAGA AGCTTCGGTCAGTTTCCTCAATTGAGCTTAGCAGACACGCAATTGAGTTGGAAAAGAGATCAATTCAACTTTCACTGGAGGAAG CAAAGGAGTTGCAACGTGTTACGATATTAAATGTCTTGGGGAAATCGTTGAAGAATTTTAAAGCACCCTCAACTCATCAAAGCCAGTCAGAGAAATAA
- the LOC7474899 gene encoding uncharacterized protein LOC7474899 isoform X2 yields MVQQTIDSKFSEYGLSNTDTNLSTHDKQFPLVLKKTALRDVQNENRIPKSVGNSPLSKDRGQTMNSFKVSGAKRPSSEGLMNPPVLRYESSSSGAPNSHLVYVRRKSEAETGKLGHHEETVQPKPSQIKEPTVSSLQALAPMPVASPISSSGKPSVPLPLGQSSIRFAPAESSCHPVGSTAPSSNPMAEKNMHWEERYCQLQILLKKLDESDQEEYAQKLRSVSSIELSRHAIELEKRSIQLSLEEGNVNFRSLCLSFSFECVYGKQRSCNVLRY; encoded by the exons aTGGTTCAACAAACGATAGATTCAAAATTTAGTGAGTATGGGCTCAGCAATACTGATACTAACTTGTCCACACACGATAAGCAATTCCCACTTGTTTTAAAGAAGACAGCATTAAGAGATGTGCAGAATGAAAATAGAATTCCCAAATCTGTTGGAAATTCTCCATTATCAAAAGACAGAGGACAGACCATGAACAGCTTTAAGGTTTCTGGAGCCAAGAGACCATCGTCTGAGGGCCTGATGAACCCTCCGGTTCTCCGATATGAATCTTCATCTAGTGGTGCTCCAAATTCTCATCTTGTTTATGTCCGCAGGAAATCTGAAGCAGAAACAGGCAAGCTTGGTCATCATGAGGAGACTGTTCAACCAAAACCCTCCCAGATAAAGGAGCCAACAGTCTCTTCCTTACAAGCATTGGCACCTATGCCTGTGGCTTCCCCAATAAGTTCATCTGGAAAACCTTCAGTTCCTCTTCCTCTTGGACAGTCTAGCATAAGGTTTGCACCAGCAGAATCTAGTTGTCATCCTGTTGGTTCCACTGCCCCTTCATCTAATCCAATGGCAGAGAAAAATATGCATTGGGAAGAGCGGTATTGTCAATTGCAGAtattattgaagaaattggatgAATCTGATCAAGAGGAATATGCCCAGA AGCTTCGGTCAGTTTCCTCAATTGAGCTTAGCAGACACGCAATTGAGTTGGAAAAGAGATCAATTCAACTTTCACTGGAGGAAGGTAACGTGAATTTCCGTTCTTTGTGCCTTTCGTTTTCCTTCGAATGTGTGTATGGTAAG CAAAGGAGTTGCAACGTGTTACGATATTAA
- the LOC7474898 gene encoding zinc finger protein ZAT3, whose protein sequence is MTSHNTDPDPDFCLPSSSSIPTTYHHQNPRKKRTRLIKIEPSLLPSSTISRPKYYNKPDPSAPKITRPCSECGKKFWSWKALFGHMRCHPERQWRGINPPPNYRRPVSPIDQPVSIANPTNWEDMMTAEDHEVASCLLMLADSDGAAMLEGNDFGGGVGASSSHQVQDHDLVNCTRFECSSCRKVFGSHQALGGHRASHKNVKGCFALTRSDGCEVVEDHGGSGDVKENVEDNSKALLVLGHKCSICLRMFPSGQALGGHMRCHWEKGEENSSSMNQGLHFLTAKEGCGLDLNLPAPMEDESSSSYSSGLTLDLRLCL, encoded by the coding sequence ATGACAAGCCATAATACTGATCCCGACCCTGATTTCTGCcttccatcatcttcttcaatccCTACCACATACCACCATCAAAACCCACGTAAAAAAAGGACTAGGCTGATCAAGATTGAACCAAGTTTGCTTCCTTCTAGTACAATATCTAGGCCAAAATATTACAATAAACCTGACCCTTCTGCACCAAAGATCACAAGACCTTGTAGTGAGTGTGGCAAGAAGTTTTGGTCATGGAAAGCACTCTTTGGTCACATGAGATGTCACCCTGAAAGACAATGGCGTGGCATTAATCCACCTCCCAATTATCGTAGGCCCGTTTCGCCTATTGATCAGCCAGTAAGTATTGCTAATCCTACTAACTGGGAAGACATGATGACTGCAGAGGATCATGAGGTGGCTTCTTGTTTGTTAATGTTGGCTGATAGTGATGGTGCAGCAATGTTGGAGGGTAATGATTTTGGCGGTGGGGTTGGTGCTAGTAGTTCTCATCAAGTTCAAGATCATGATCTAGTGAATTGTACTCGTTTCGAGTGTTCAAGTTGCAGGAAGGTTTTTGGGTCACACCAGGCACTAGGGGGTCACAGGGCAAGCCATAAGAATGTGAAGGGTTGTTTTGCATTAACAAGGAGTGATGGTTGTGAGGTTGTTGAGGATCATGGTGGGAGTGGTGATGTGAAGGAGAACGTGGAAGATAACAGCAAGGCATTGTTGGTGTTAGGGCACAAGTGCAGTATTTGCTTGAGGATGTTTCCCAGTGGACAGGCACTTGGTGGACACATGAGGTGCCATTGGGAGAAAGGCGAAGAGAACTCATCATCCATGAATCAAGGACTTCATTTCCTTACAGCAAAGGAAGGTTGTGGGTTGGACCTCAATTTGCCTGCTCCAATGGAAGATGAATCATCCTCTTCTTATTCATCAGGTCTCACTTTGGACTTGAGATTGTGCCTCTGA